The Pseudoalteromonas translucida KMM 520 genome segment ACTATGGCATTAATACAACGACGTACAACAGTGACATCACTTACATCACAATGATGAAACTCACCAAAGTTACTTGGCGTTATATCAAGGTTATGTACTTCATAGCCGCTTGCTAGTAAGCGCTGTACTACCGCTAAACCAATACCTTTGGTGCCGCCGGTAACAATAGCCACTTTTGACATACTTGCTCCTTTATTTGCTATTACTTTTTAATAAAAATAATTAGTGAGAGTGACCACATCCGCCTGCTGCATGCACATGGCCGTGCGATACTTCTTCGCTGGTGGCTTCACGTACCGATACCACTTCAACATCAAATGTTAGCGTTTTACCTGCAAAAGGGTGATTTAAATCACAATCAGCATTAAAGCGGCCTACTTTAATAATAGTTACCTGATGGCGACCTTGATCCGAGCTTACCATTGCGGTCATGCCTGGTTTCCATACTTTAACTTTGCTTTGTGTTTGTAAATGCTTTAACGGAATGCGTTGTACTAAGTTATCAACACGTTCGCCGTATGACTCGCTTGGCGCTAATGTAACGCTAAACTTTTCGCCAGCGGCTTTGCCTTCCAGCGCATTTTCTAAACCAGGAAGCATGCCTTCGCTGCCATGAATATAAGTAAGAGGCGCTTCTTTAGTGCTGGTTTCTATTTGCTCACCGGCTTCGCTAAGGGTGTAATGAAATTCAACGGCTGAATTTTTACTAATTTGCATGCTTATCTCTTTAAATTTTGACTGTATTAGTTAGAGCGTAATTTTACGCGAAATATGTTTTTTTAGAAACTTAACGTGGCTGATTTAATGTTTTTTGTAGATCTAACAATAAATCTTTTTTAATTGTTGTTACTTGAGGCTTTTCGGCCTGAGGAATAAATAACACTAATTGAATGCCAGGTTTGAGCATGCTCGACGCCGACAGTTTATTCCATTTAGCTAGGTCACTATGCGGCACATTGTAAAGCTGGCTAATGCTCCACAAGGTATCGCCTGGTTGCACTTCATAGTCTATTTCGAGTGTTGCAATTACCACTTCTTGATGCTCAAGGTAGGGGCTAATTTTATAATCAATAGTCAATGATTCCGGAAGTGTTTTGGGCTGGCCAACAAGTAGTTTTTCACCAATGCCAATTAAGTTGTTTTGTTTATTATTAAGTTGCTTTAAGGCACTTAAAGGCATGCTAAAGCGCCTAGCAATACTGTAAAGCGTATCGTTTTGTTTAACTATGTACTCTCCAGCAAAGTTAGTTTTAAAAAACGAGCTATTTAATAGCGCCTGTTGCTCAATTGGCAGTAATAACGTATGTGGGCCATTGGGTGAACTTTGATTTTTTAAATACCCTTGATTAAGTGCATGTAGCTGCTTAGAGCCGACTCCAGAGAGCTTGGCAATGATTGAAAAATCAAACTGTTGGCCTACATTCATATGGGTGGTCAATGCTTTGTAAGTGAGCTTTGGGCGTTTAAAACCTTGTTGCGGATGTTTAACTAAGTAGCTTAGTGCCAGTAATTTGGGTACATAATCGGCGGTTTCTTGAGGTAATTTTAGCGACCAGTAATCAGTGCTTTTACCGTGCTTTTTATTTTGTTTAATTGCGCGTTTAACTCGCCCTTCACCGCTATTGTAAGCGGCGAGAGCGTGCAGCCAGTTGCCATCAAAGCGTTTATATAAGTAACTTAAATACGCCAGTGCAGCGTCGGTGGCGGCTAGTACATCTTGTCGGCCGTCATACCATTGATCCGACTTAACCCCAAAATGATGTGCAGTTGCTCCTACCAGTTGCCACACGCCAACGGCTTGCTGCGATGAGTGTGCAGTGGGTCTAAATCCGCTCTCTACAAAAGGCAGTAGTGCTAACTCTATTGGTAGTTGCTGTTGTTCTACTTTTTTTACAATATGGTATAAATACGGAGCAGCTCGTTTGCTCATAACTTGCAGGTAATCGGGTTGCTGCAAATACCAGTTAATACGCTTTTTTAGCGCTTTATTTTGCTCAATAGGAAAATGCAGATTATTAGCGATATGCTGCCATAAGTCAGTTGTTTTGGCCGGTGGCTTTATTATTTTATTTTTTGTGTTTTTAGGCGGCGTTATGTGTAAGTTAGTTTTTGTGCTTTGCGGTGTTTTTAATTCACTAGGGGCGCTGTAACTTGGCTTAAAGTGAGTAAATATTTGCGGTGCTTCTATAGGCTCTGGCTTGGTGGTTTCACAGCCAAATAAAAAAACACCTAAACAAGCTAAAACCAAACTGCGCATAACATTCACTTTTATTAAAATCCTTTTACTATTTTAACACAGTCCGTTGTGTTGAGTTATTTTGCGTTTATCGCGCGTATTAATCCTGCTTGTAAAAATAAATTACTCGACTTGGCATTAAGCGACTCTTGCATGTAGGGTTTAATCGTGGCATCAGGAAATGACAGCATTAACTGCTCTATTGTTTGCCCACTATTATTAGCTACGTGCTCTGTAATGGCGGTTAAAAATGCGTGCGACTGCTGCAGTTGCGACTTATTAGTTAGTTCACCATGACCAGGAATTATAGTTTTTAGCACAGAGTCATTAATATATTGTTGTAGCAGTGCGCGCCAGCTGCTTAGCTCGCCGTGGCCAGGGTACGGAAGCCAGTCAACAATATCTCCACCAATCAAAGTGCTGCCACTGTTAGCCGTAATGGTTAAATCGCCATTGGTATGCGCTTGGTAGGCATTTAAAGTAATCTCAAAATTGCCTAAGTCTAGTGTTTTATTGGTGCTTATGCTTATTTCAGGTGCATTGAGTTGATATTTTTGCCAGCGGAATAGGCGCTGTTTTGCGCGTTCTAACTTTGTACGCCACTGCGCTTGCTCATTTTCGGGGAGTGTTGCTAAGCGTTGATAGCTAAGCTCAATGCTTTTTTCGAATCCCTCTAGTTTATCGTTAAATGCTTGCTGGTAAAGGGCAAAGTCAGTTTTTACTTGCTGATGGGTAATTA includes the following:
- a CDS encoding FKBP-type peptidyl-prolyl cis-trans isomerase, which translates into the protein MQISKNSAVEFHYTLSEAGEQIETSTKEAPLTYIHGSEGMLPGLENALEGKAAGEKFSVTLAPSESYGERVDNLVQRIPLKHLQTQSKVKVWKPGMTAMVSSDQGRHQVTIIKVGRFNADCDLNHPFAGKTLTFDVEVVSVREATSEEVSHGHVHAAGGCGHSH
- a CDS encoding MBL fold metallo-hydrolase: MKSALRLFKLSKYLLLLNSFYFAANANADVTWEKISPNIQFLKQQHKLRFYDSNQVLIEGSKCALLVDTSGNFAAVEQLASDLKKHLTTPLCYLVATHFHDDHLLGMAVMQHFYPNAQLITHQQVKTDFALYQQAFNDKLEGFEKSIELSYQRLATLPENEQAQWRTKLERAKQRLFRWQKYQLNAPEISISTNKTLDLGNFEITLNAYQAHTNGDLTITANSGSTLIGGDIVDWLPYPGHGELSSWRALLQQYINDSVLKTIIPGHGELTNKSQLQQSHAFLTAITEHVANNSGQTIEQLMLSFPDATIKPYMQESLNAKSSNLFLQAGLIRAINAK
- a CDS encoding transglycosylase SLT domain-containing protein, whose protein sequence is MRSLVLACLGVFLFGCETTKPEPIEAPQIFTHFKPSYSAPSELKTPQSTKTNLHITPPKNTKNKIIKPPAKTTDLWQHIANNLHFPIEQNKALKKRINWYLQQPDYLQVMSKRAAPYLYHIVKKVEQQQLPIELALLPFVESGFRPTAHSSQQAVGVWQLVGATAHHFGVKSDQWYDGRQDVLAATDAALAYLSYLYKRFDGNWLHALAAYNSGEGRVKRAIKQNKKHGKSTDYWSLKLPQETADYVPKLLALSYLVKHPQQGFKRPKLTYKALTTHMNVGQQFDFSIIAKLSGVGSKQLHALNQGYLKNQSSPNGPHTLLLPIEQQALLNSSFFKTNFAGEYIVKQNDTLYSIARRFSMPLSALKQLNNKQNNLIGIGEKLLVGQPKTLPESLTIDYKISPYLEHQEVVIATLEIDYEVQPGDTLWSISQLYNVPHSDLAKWNKLSASSMLKPGIQLVLFIPQAEKPQVTTIKKDLLLDLQKTLNQPR